In Nissabacter sp. SGAir0207, the genomic stretch CGATTTACCGCGGCAATATTTACAGCCTGCCGCCGCGCTGCCGATACTCACTTCTCCAGCAGGGCGCCCGCCCGCTGATGCCCACTCCACGCATAAGGGAAGGATATGTCTGCGATTATTGTTGACCAGTGCCACTTCACCCGGCTGGCGCTACTGACCACGCTGCTTGAGATGAGCCAGCCCAGCCAGGATGTGCTGGCGGTGAAAACCCTGGCCGACCTGCATGACAATATGGCGCTGGTGCAGCCGCAGGTGGTGTTTATCAACGAGGCCTGTTTCTGCCGCCAGCCGGAGAGCGCCACGCGGCTGCGCCAGATGATCGCCGCCGCGCCGCAGGTGCAGTTCGTGATCTTCATTGATCGCGAGCCGCTGCACTACCGCGAGTTCGTCGCGATTGGCCCGAACATCGTGCTGCTGCCGAAGACCGCCCG encodes the following:
- the rcsA gene encoding transcriptional regulator RcsA; amino-acid sequence: MSAIIVDQCHFTRLALLTTLLEMSQPSQDVLAVKTLADLHDNMALVQPQVVFINEACFCRQPESATRLRQMIAAAPQVQFVIFIDREPLHYREFVAIGPNIVLLPKTARPHTLRPFLALACPEHAVAPPAAPLSLSASEHRVLAMWMAGQPTPAISARLNIHRKTVSLYKGNIKRKVGSQSKQVIHHVARLVEQLTNGIPIQPR